GTCAAGGCTGTGCCGTTCCGCATCGTGACAAAGCACAGCGAGCGCCAcacctctgcgtctctcAGAAGCTCTTCATCACTCATGCTCAGTGCAGATGTGTTGGTCACACAGCACGAGCTGAAACCAGAGCACGAATACGCGTACTCCCAGATGCACTGACCTACATTGCCATCGAGCTTTCCTAATACGTCCTGAAAGAGCTGGAGGGACTTGTTCTGCCACACGCCCAGTTGCCCACTGAAGAAAACGCTGAGCAACAAGTAGAGCAGCATAAGACCGTGAATAAACACCAGCAGACCGTAGCCCATGAGCAACTTGCCTGGCCGTCGTCGCTCTGAATCGCCAAGAACCCACATACCCGCGGCCCCGAGCAGTACGGACGGGGCCAACACCGCACGCAGCCCATTTTGCATCATGCTCACCACACTTGGCATCCACGATACGGGGAGCGTGTCCATCTCGCCTTGGCTAACAACCCTGTCAAGCGACTCGTGGATGCGCGTTGCAAGCGACGTCGTGAGAGAGGGCGCAATGAAAAAGACGGTGATGCATCCAATAAGCGATATTGTGAAGAGAATCACTGTCGTCACGAGAGCCATGCCGGGCTCTGTCAGTGAGAACTGAAACGCCTGCACGACATACGCCCATTGCCCGCGAAATGACGAGAGCCGCACTGCCGAAGTACAGGTCGAGAATACTAATGAGCCAGTGTCGGCAAAAGGCATGTTCGCCGTTGTAGTGAACAAAGCATCCCCGCGTGACGAcggcaccatcaccagcTTCCGCTGCTTACGCAACGGCGATACGACGTGAACCTCCACACTCATGGGGCTAATCTGAGAGTCTGCTGAGATGTCATGTCGTCGCGCCTCCTCACCTGGTGTCTGAGTCTTGTCTCCGGTCAACATCTTCGTAGCGCACAACGGAGGTGGTGAGAAAGGCCGACAACACCCTCTGCAGTGAGCAAACGAGAGAAGATGTCGGAGTGGCACAGCAAAGACACAATGCGGAAGATAAAAGCGGGATATAAAGCAGAGATGCGCGCTTGTCGAgtacttctctctctctcttttctttgacGAGTAAAGGAGCAAACGCTCCTCTGCAACTTCGACGCAGCGACAGGGGCACAAGCCGCTACTACATGTGGAGTAGAACAAAGAGCGCTTTGTGAGAGCGCTTTGTGAGAGCGCTTTGTGAGAGCGCCCGAGTTACAGGAAAAGGTCTGAGCGACGCGCCAAGGCAAGAGGGATGAGGATATGAGATCCGCGATACAAAGAGCAAAGGGTGAAGATAGTGGAAGGAACAGAGCActaaaaagggggagagacaggtATGAAACtagaagagagcaaaagtTGAATCACATCAGTGAAGCAGAGCAATGCGTAGGAATCTatgtgaagaagagaaaatggGAAGGTGAGAAAGTAAGAGGCGGCTGTCTTGCTGTATCGAGTCGGCCAATGCACAAGTTCAATTTCGGCTGATAGGGCCACTCAGTCGTGGATGGAGACCACGTCTGTTCGAGTGCAAATGCAAACTCTAGGGCGTAGCCAGTGCCTAGGAAAAGATAAATTCAAGGAGAGAatgaagaggaaaaaaagaggaggcaaAGCACCAAAGGAACGAAGCTCGAAGAGGCGTGCAGGGAAGGGTGATTGCTACGAAAAGGTAAGAGGAGGCTCAAAGCACACAAGATGAGAAAAGCGGGGTGAGACAGTCAACTGGTAGAGATGCACACCAGTAGAGAGTAAAGGCGTGGGTACTGCGGGAGATGCACAGAACGGGACACTACACTGTTTTACTGTAGCGACGGTGAGAAGCAGAAAAATAAGAGTGATCTCGCGATCACAATCCCAACCTTCCCAATCCGCTAAGGAATGATGCAAAGCAGATGAATGATGCAAAGCAGATGAAGGCACAACAGCTGAGTGGCACAGATCAATCAGATGGCAACAGTGCGAATTTAAGGTGCCaaacagcgctgcagctctgaGCCTCGGCTGAGGTCCAAGGCACGGCACAGCTACGCAGCCTAAACAGTCGATTATATATTTGCGGTTGTTACACAGGAGCGGCAAGGTACGGAGAACGGTGTAGGGTAGAGGTAATGTCCTGAAATGAAGAAAAGCACACGAAAGACGGTTGCGGCAGCACAAGTGCGCGATGTGTGTGGCCGTCTTACAGAGCCAGCAGACGCGTAGGGCGAAGAAAGACAATCTAGAGGGGGGTAGAGAGAGGCGACAGAGTGAGAAGTTACGAGGTCGAAAGCGCATCGTACATGAAAAACTGTGGGGCGCGATAGAGTAAGAGAACTCACGCCCCTGTGCTCACCACATCGCCCTACACGACCAAGGAgcgctgggggggggggcgcaccaccaccaaacAGCAGTGAGTCTCTTATGCGCCTATCTactgcctccctctttggTGAAAGAC
The window above is part of the Leishmania panamensis strain MHOM/PA/94/PSC-1 chromosome 33 sequence genome. Proteins encoded here:
- a CDS encoding hypothetical protein (TriTrypDB/GeneDB-style sysID: LpmP.33.0190) — protein: MLTGDKTQTPGEEARRHDISADSQISPMSVEVHVVSPLRKQRKLVMVPSSRGDALFTTTANMPFADTGSLVFSTCTSAVRLSSFRGQWAYVVQAFQFSLTEPGMALVTTVILFTISLIGCITVFFIAPSLTTSLATRIHESLDRVVSQGEMDTLPVSWMPSVVSMMQNGLRAVLAPSVLLGAAGMWVLGDSERRRPGKLLMGYGLLVFIHGLMLLYLLLSVFFSGQLGVWQNKSLQLFQDVLGKLDGNVGQCIWEYAYSCSGFSSCCVTNTSALSMSDEELLRDAEVWRSLCFVTMRNGTALTRRHRHGEGDIFVDITKAVRDGCGEITAQMDPNEDYPLYSTACALASGSAMITPSHSTSCEDFFIGHFSSTIGFDMCLLFGMTVCSLVTGVVVLITHYQRPRMSEFMPVNTPSASSNESAIMVKVEASGDYRGANRKLS